A region of Moorena producens PAL-8-15-08-1 DNA encodes the following proteins:
- a CDS encoding URC4/urg3 family protein: MSPVDNAQQQLIAYLRTPWAIRERCDRIFTLATADQLQYFRCNLTKLEQVANYVIEVMQQYYPDFQIPFHSRWRHFEVGNVPRLQELDQKLAGFTSLQKAQTKFDLVIISVLLDAGAGSNWQYHEPETGLVFCRSEGLAVASFRMFCQGAFSSDPDLPWQVDAKGLQSLSAHDLAQGFQVSQTNPLIGIEGRLALLQRLGKAMVSLPQMFGKVNPRPGNLVNYLVNYLVNYQLLDKLQVTKGLHDSNLNLESCQHNQSLVKPLTDLQPLQEQPATCQPANLQPANLQPATCEPANLLSATNLFSTVLEGLGDIWPKRESIAGVNLGDVWQHSALKGDNYGSEYVPFHKLSQWLTYSLLEPLQELGLEITELDQLTGLAEYRNGGLCLDLGLLEVKDSAILQQSHLPSSEVIIEWRALTVSLLDQIAATIRQQLNLSATELPLVKVLQGGTWTAGRRIATQLRPGGSSPIQIESDGTVF; the protein is encoded by the coding sequence ATGTCACCTGTGGATAATGCACAACAGCAGTTAATCGCTTACTTAAGAACCCCATGGGCAATTCGGGAGAGATGCGATCGCATTTTCACCTTAGCTACTGCTGACCAGTTGCAGTACTTTCGCTGCAATTTAACCAAGCTAGAGCAAGTAGCTAACTATGTCATCGAGGTCATGCAGCAGTACTACCCCGATTTCCAGATTCCATTTCATAGTCGCTGGCGGCATTTTGAGGTAGGAAATGTCCCTCGTCTTCAGGAACTAGACCAGAAATTGGCAGGATTCACTTCACTCCAAAAAGCCCAAACCAAATTCGACTTAGTCATCATTAGCGTCCTGCTCGATGCTGGGGCTGGCAGCAATTGGCAGTATCATGAACCAGAAACCGGACTAGTGTTTTGCCGTTCCGAAGGATTAGCCGTTGCTAGTTTCCGCATGTTCTGTCAGGGAGCTTTCTCCAGCGACCCAGACCTACCTTGGCAAGTCGATGCCAAAGGACTTCAATCCTTGAGTGCCCATGACTTAGCCCAGGGATTCCAGGTCAGTCAAACCAATCCACTCATAGGTATAGAGGGTAGGCTAGCTTTACTACAGCGCTTAGGTAAAGCAATGGTTTCATTACCACAGATGTTTGGAAAAGTCAATCCTCGTCCTGGCAACTTAGTAAATTACTTGGTAAATTACTTGGTAAATTACCAATTGCTAGATAAGTTGCAGGTTACCAAGGGATTGCACGATAGCAACTTGAACCTTGAAAGTTGCCAACACAACCAAAGCTTGGTCAAGCCACTTACAGATTTACAACCTCTCCAGGAGCAACCTGCAACTTGTCAACCAGCTAACCTACAACCTGCCAACCTACAACCTGCAACCTGTGAACCGGCCAACCTTCTAAGTGCCACTAACCTATTCAGCACCGTCCTGGAGGGATTAGGGGATATTTGGCCAAAACGAGAATCCATCGCGGGGGTCAATTTAGGGGATGTGTGGCAACATTCTGCTCTCAAAGGGGATAACTACGGTTCCGAGTATGTACCATTTCACAAACTCTCCCAGTGGTTAACTTACTCTCTATTAGAGCCATTGCAAGAACTGGGTTTAGAGATTACTGAACTTGATCAGTTGACCGGCTTAGCAGAATATCGCAATGGGGGCTTATGTTTAGATCTAGGATTACTAGAAGTCAAGGATAGCGCTATTTTACAACAGTCTCACTTACCCAGCTCCGAAGTGATTATTGAGTGGCGAGCACTCACCGTTAGTTTGCTAGATCAAATAGCAGCAACTATTCGTCAACAATTGAACCTGAGTGCTACTGAATTGCCACTAGTAAAAGTCTTACAAGGAGGAACTTGGACAGCAGGACGTAGAATTGCTACTCAATTGAGACCAGGAGGCTCTTCCCCGATTCAGATAGAAAGTGATGGCACAGTCTTTTGA
- a CDS encoding site-2 protease family protein — protein MNGSIRVGNLFGIPFYVNPSWFLILALVTFDFGGDLANFSGLSGVLPWFLGFVTALLLFASVLAHELGHSFVAIQQGIEVKSITLFLFGGLASLEKESKSPLEAFLVAIAGPAVSLLLFALLTAVQANANLASSLASIVGLLASINLALALFNLIPGLPLDGGNILKALVWQVTDNPHKGVLFASRVGQFFGWGGIIYGVLPILLYGSFNGIWFALIGLFLLQNAGMSAQSAMVQDQLEGLTAEDAVIPNSPIVFADLSLREFANEYIIGKNQWRKFLVTDEAGQLLGVVVVDDLKTVPTSNWPVTPVRALMKPVKTLKTVQSDHSLLEVVKIMDKEQLDQLPIVGDKGVLVGILDTASIRSILEERKKAIEGNG, from the coding sequence ATGAACGGCAGTATTCGTGTTGGGAATTTATTTGGCATTCCCTTTTATGTGAATCCAAGCTGGTTTCTAATCTTAGCTTTAGTTACCTTTGATTTCGGAGGTGACTTAGCAAATTTTTCAGGATTGAGCGGTGTTTTGCCATGGTTTTTAGGATTTGTTACGGCACTTTTGTTATTTGCCTCTGTCTTAGCTCATGAACTAGGACACAGCTTTGTAGCGATCCAGCAGGGAATTGAGGTTAAATCTATCACTCTCTTCCTATTTGGTGGTCTAGCTAGCCTGGAGAAAGAATCAAAAAGTCCACTAGAGGCGTTCTTAGTTGCGATTGCTGGTCCAGCTGTTAGTTTGCTACTATTTGCTCTACTAACTGCCGTTCAGGCTAATGCTAATCTAGCTAGTTCATTGGCATCAATTGTTGGACTCCTCGCCTCCATCAACTTGGCTTTAGCATTGTTTAACTTAATTCCTGGCTTACCACTAGATGGGGGTAACATCCTGAAGGCACTGGTTTGGCAAGTTACGGACAACCCACACAAAGGTGTGTTATTTGCTAGCCGTGTTGGTCAGTTCTTTGGTTGGGGAGGAATTATTTATGGAGTGCTTCCAATCCTGCTGTATGGTAGCTTTAATGGCATCTGGTTTGCCTTAATTGGTTTGTTCTTGCTCCAAAATGCTGGCATGTCGGCCCAATCTGCTATGGTTCAAGACCAGTTAGAGGGCTTGACAGCAGAAGATGCGGTCATTCCCAACAGCCCAATTGTATTCGCTGATTTGTCTCTAAGGGAGTTTGCTAACGAGTACATTATTGGTAAAAATCAGTGGCGCAAGTTTCTAGTAACTGATGAAGCGGGCCAACTGCTAGGAGTTGTAGTAGTGGATGATCTCAAAACTGTTCCTACCTCTAATTGGCCGGTGACTCCAGTAAGAGCACTGATGAAGCCTGTTAAGACTTTGAAAACTGTTCAATCGGACCATTCTCTGTTAGAGGTTGTCAAAATTATGGATAAAGAGCAGCTAGATCAGCTACCTATTGTTGGTGACAAGGGTGTACTGGTGGGAATTCTGGATACAGCTTCCATTCGCAGTATCCTCGAAGAACGAAAAAAGGCTATTGAGGGTAATGGGTAA